AAGACAGTAGCATGCATCTTAGGGCTAACCAAGGGCTAAAACTTTCAATCTTTGATCATGAACCCTAAACCTGACTTGATCTAAACTTGATGTTGATCTACAGATCAATAATATAGGGACCTATTGCAATCAAACTTGGCGACTAATACCATTGTTGGGATAATTATGCATCTCTGGAATGCCATTAGCAGGAACAGATTGCATCTAGATCACCTAAAACATAAACAGAGAAGGGTTTAGGGGATCATTACGTGTCACGGCAGTGGACATGATCGCCTGCTTGGTGCAGGCTTGATGCAGAGGTGATGTAGTCGAGGTAGAAGTCCTCCTCAACGTCCTGATGCCCTCAGGACGCCACCGGCACTGCCCGgggacggcagcggcggctggagTAGGTCTTCCCGTCGCTGCAGCGCTCCCCCTGATCGGATGGGGTGAGAGAATATCGGGAGGGGAGTGAAACCGTACGTGAATTGTGATCGCGCAGGCTGCCAACCCTCTCCCTTTTCCTTTTATGTAGCGCTGGCGACAGGGGACCTAAACCATCAGTTGGTTCgggtgcccccgatcagggcgccttAGTTGGGATAAAACCTCACGTACGTTGGTGCGTGGGTCCTTTTCATTAACGTTATCTTTTCCCTTTTTTTAATTAAACTAATAGATCTAACTGGCCTGTTTAAGCCGTGAGATCAAAACCAACACTGAGGTCCCAGATTGCATGGGCTTCCTCCGATATCATACGCAGCAATTCGTGGAATATTCAGATAATCTTAGCTTGAAGTTAGTCAGTCAAGCACAAGGTAGGTAGGTCCATAACTGAATAATCTGCAGGCCTCAATTATCTTATCCTGCCTTGCTTGCAAGTTGCAACCTTTGACGTGATTCTGCGCTTCGTAGTTATAGTCAATAGAGGACACTCGGCCTACTAGTTCTACCTGCTCAAGATTCCAAATTGCGCGGGCATCCGTCGTGACACGGCGAGTGATGTTTCCCCGTCCATCATCGCCCGATCCAGTGTCACACGACATCACAAGCGGCCACCGCGTTCGTTCGCCGGCACGGCATCAGCGtcgaacagaatgcgtcgtcgggTTCCGCGACGCACTGCTGGTCCCGTCTCCCACCAGCGTCAGGTGGTGGGAGACGGGACCAGCAAATTGCTGCCATATACTGAATTCCTACCCTCCTCCTCCTCGTAATCGCAATAGTTTACCATAAGACCATTTCTAAACTGCAGCTAAGCAGAGGGTGTGGTGTGGTTATGCTAGCTTTTCGCGGCGCGAAGTGTCGCTCCCTGGTTTGTTTGTTTGTTGCTTCCATGGCGATCGATCATGATTCATGCATTGCTGCAGAGCAGTGCAGGGTTGGACTTTGGACCGGCGATCGAGGGAGGGACCTTTCCGGCAGCTAAAGGACGGCGGCCCTCGGGTCGCCGGTTGGGTCGCGGTTTCATTCCTACGCAGCCGATGCATCCGCTGCGTTCTTTTGACCAAGCGATCGTCGCGTTTTGACACGCGACGCAGCTGGGATCGGCGAGATTCCGAGAGGCGTGCAAGGCGAGGCTTGAACGCCGGACATCGTTGATAGTAGACCGATGCTCACCAGCAAAGTGGCAGGCAGCGGACTGACCAGGCAAAGAAATAAATGAGCTACTGGCCAGTTGAGGACCGATGAAAAAGTGACACTGGTACTGATAGTGCAGTACAACAAAGTTTGGAGAGTTGGTGAGGGCGCTGTACTTGGACGAAAGAGGGGCATGATCGATGTTCGGGAAAGAGCGGTTGGGGCACGTTGCCGTGGCGACCTGCATACCACTGTACGTAGTACTGTGCCGCCACATGGGGCCTAGCGACCTACTTGTGGGTCGTGACAAGCATGGACGAACGGTCAGGAATGAGGGGGGAGTCACAAGTCTATGTCTACACTTGTAGCCGTGGCCCCGTGGGACACCATTCATGGGGGCCAAAAGCGCGTGCACTGTACCGGATGAGGAACATGCAGGCTGATCGCAATCTCTGATTGATTGATTCGCTGTGCTACGGGACGAGCATGTTGCCGAGGCTTTTCCGTCCCCATCTCTTATCAGCTGAGCCGAGCGCTCTCTTTCCCTATCACTCTACCTCCTTGAAAACCAAACCAATTACCATCAAACTGTCCTTTTCTTATACTATAATAATTGTCTTGAAAGAAAAGTAACTGTTAGTAGAATCTATCAATTTTATAGAACTAGAAATTCAGGAAAAGCGATCCCATGTGTGTGGTACAATAATGTAGCTCCCCACTCTTGGCGCACTAATAATGGCCCAGCGTCGCCTAAGCTTCATCCACGACCATTGGAAGCGCAACAACCGCTTTACACAAAGTTGCATCGTTAGCGAGTAATAAAGCACACACCACCACCCGTCCGTCCGTAGCATGAGACAAGCGGCGTGCGTGGTACCACGGCTGCGGTACGGACCATTTTATTACCATATCAATTGATGATTACACGAGACGAGACCAGAGCACCCAGACGGCAAGGGAAAACAATCAATAGTAGTCCTGTGTGTTTGACACGCCTCTTGCCACCCACCACCCAAAGACGAGAGAAGAGAGACCAGACAccctgatgacgacgacgatgatgtgaCCTACCTAAACGGACTACGCGTAGTATGCAACCAAACGGAAAAGGAAATATCTTGGAAGAATTTCGTCCAAATCCTCCAATGGCCACCACCAAACCCAACCCACCACTGATCATCGCACGGCGATCGGCGCTGATCGGCTTCAGGGCTTCCACAGGATGGTGGTCTCGGCGATCATCGAGGTGACCACGTAGGGGTCCATGTTGGACGCCGGCCGGCGGTCCTCGAAGTAGCCCTTGCCGTTCTGCTCCGTCTCCCGGCCCACGCGCACCGACGCGCCACGGTTCGCGACACCCTGCAGAGCAAGATGGTGTTTAGAACCACTGTCGGAGTAACGAGATATGGAAAGATTCAGATGGATTCAGAACTAGAAGGCAAGGGGCGCGTACCCAGCTGAAGGTGTTGATGTCGGCGGTCTCGTGCTTGCCGGTCAGACGGCGCTCGTTGCCCTCGCCGTAGGCGGCGATGTGCTCCTTGTGCTTCAGCTTGAGCTTCTCGACGGCGTCCACGATGACCTTGAACCCGCCGTCCTTCCTCATCGACTCGGTACTGAATGCAGCAGAGTCGTTCGTGATCAGCAAAATAGCACGGTAAGATGAACGGATCATATCGATCTGTTCGAGTATCTCAATCTCAATTACCTGTAGTTTGTGTGAGCACCAGCACCGTTCCAGTCGCCTGGGATGGGCTTGGGGTCAAATGTGACGACAACTCCGGCGATCTCAGTGATCCTCTGAAGAAAGGGAGAGTGACATTTAATCACAAGAATTTTAACCGAACACGATGTCATTCCATCACAAAAGCCTCCCTTATCAGAATAAGATCACATGACTATTATCATTACCTCAAGAAGGTAGCGAGCAACCCACACTTGGTCACCAGCAGAAATGCCAACAGTCGGGCCAACTTGGAACTCCCACTGAAAACCAAACATAATAATTCTACCATGGTCAGAGAGACAGTAATTCTCCAAGATACAGAAAATAGGAATGTCCTGTGTTGTAGCGGTGTTTCACCTGTCCGGGCATGACCTCGCCGTTGATGCCACTGATGTTGACGCCGGCAAAGAGGCAGGCCTTGTAGTGGGAGTCAACTATGTCACGCCCAAACGACTTGTCAGCACCAATACTACAGTAGTAAGGACCCTACACACATAAAGAAGAGATTGGTAAGTGTACACTTCACCAAAATTAGGGCCAAACGTCCAAATTCAGTCGGTCAAGCCGAAAGAGGCGTACCTGAGGACCAGGGAAGCCACCAACAGGCCAGCCGAGAGGCCAGTTGATGTCCTTCTGTAGGAGGGTGTACTCCTGCTCAATACCGTACCTATCATCGCAAAACAATACGATCAGTGAATCAATCATCATAAAACAGTTACTAGATCATTATTTTTTTAGTGTTCGTAATCATCGATCAAGTTCGTGTGTTATATTTATATATACCATGGCTCCTCCTTGGCAACATCAGGGTTGCTAAAGATCTTAGCAGCGTTGTATCTCTTGTTAGTGGGGATTGGCACTCCAGCTGGGGTGTAGCAATCGCACATGACCTGCAAGTGGTTCGAATTTAGTAAGGGGGATCTTGATTACTAAGGATGTTGACGAGATGATGACCATTGGATTCCCTCTCTATTGCACTGTACTAGTTAGGTAGACCAGACAAGCACACCTAATAACCAAAAATATCTAAAAAAAATTCAGAACCCTGAGGGGGTCCTTGACTGGGATACAATTTTCGTCAGAAATAGGAGTAGGAGTAGCTAAGAACACTGGACCAAGATCATTCAAATTCTACATCAGAGGATAGTTAAGTTGATCTGCCCTCTTAATGATACTCGTTAGTCTGTCGTAGTTGACCAGAACTCCCTCCGTCCGGAAGTACTTATTGGAGAAATGGATGTATTAGACATatgttagttctagatacatccgtttttaacgatttcttcgacaagtaattctggacggagggagtactacactgcagCCTACAGCCTACAGGCGCAGATCACTTGCACGGTAGTAGTGCTACAGTCTATTACATGAGTGGGGTGGTCACTTACAAGGATGTTGTTGCCCTTCCTGAACGGGTCCTTGAAGATGGCCTGTGGGCTGCAGCGTGGCACATGCCCCAAGGGAAACAAAAATTACTCCTTGGGTCCAAAGTAACAAAAAGATTGAACTGCACTTCACAGAGGTAAATGGTTCTGTAGGGGCATGACAAATGGCACTTACTACAGGATGACCTCGCTGTCCTCGCCGGGGGCCTGGCCGGTGCTGGAGCCGTCGTAGTTCCACTTGGGCAGCTTGCTGGGATCGGTGACCGGGCCGGGGAGGGTCTGCACCAACCAGAGCAGCAACAGTAAATTCACACAGTTAGCAAAAGGGAATCTCGCAACCTCTGATATATAAGCACAAGAACAGCTCAGTAGCGGATAAGAAAAGTGATAGGACACGGCATAGAGGGTCATGGGATCCATGCCGGCCGGGGAATCTTTATCTGAATCTGTATCTTACCCTGGCCTTGCTCCTGAGATCCATGCCAGATCCGCCGATCCTGCAATAAATCCAAAATAAATACACGGTGAATATACCAGCAGAAACAGTCCACAGAAACCAAACTCATGATCGCGCATCGTTCACTGTTCACCGCGGTTTTTGCCGGGCACAGTGAAAATATGGGTACTGGTCTCGGTGTTCACAAGCTAGAGTGTGGGATATTCATGGAGGAGGAGCAGGGCCTCTGACCGCGCCGGGCCGGGGCCATGTTGCGCAGGGGAGGGACCGGGGGGCAGAGGATGCCACCGCAGAGATCCTCCCCCCAACAGGACAAAACGTACTGCTGGTACGAATATGGTAGTGGCACATCCATCCTTGCGTTGCGCATATCCGGAAGGGGGGTGATAAATCACCACCGAAAAACCAAAAACCTCTTCTCGTCGCGCTGCCATGCCAAAAACCTATTGTGTTTCccaactctctctccctctcagaaCGGAACTGAACGGAACAAGAGAAAAAGGTGGCGTTTACCACCCACACGAGCGAGCACCGCCGCTCGCTGCACCCACGAGCGGATCGCGAGGgcgaaaagtatttttgattaaaAGAAAACACTAGGACGAATCTGCGCTAACAGCGCAAACTACGACGACGGCCCCATGAATTTAGCATCGAGAAAAAACCCAGCCCCCCGAGcgatccctcctcctcctctccgcgaACCAGCCGCCGGCGGCGGCATGAACCCGGCCGGCGGCCAAGAGAGACGCAGCGAAGAAACGGCCGAAGCCCGTCCGTCCGTCCGGGGGAAGGAAGGAGGACGTACCATATGTACTCGGCGATGATCTTCTCCGTGGAGTCGGTGAGGTCGAGGTTGAGGAGATCGGTGAGGAGCGCCATGGCCGGCTGACTGAGGGCGGGCAGGCAAGTCGCGGAGGAAGGAaggcgggtgggggtgggggtggtgcgAGTCCAAGGGGAGATCGGGAGGGCGGCTATATAATGGCGACGACCCA
Above is a window of Triticum aestivum cultivar Chinese Spring chromosome 6B, IWGSC CS RefSeq v2.1, whole genome shotgun sequence DNA encoding:
- the LOC123138166 gene encoding glutamine synthetase, which gives rise to MALLTDLLNLDLTDSTEKIIAEYIWIGGSGMDLRSKARTLPGPVTDPSKLPKWNYDGSSTGQAPGEDSEVILYPQAIFKDPFRKGNNILVMCDCYTPAGVPIPTNKRYNAAKIFSNPDVAKEEPWYGIEQEYTLLQKDINWPLGWPVGGFPGPQGPYYCSIGADKSFGRDIVDSHYKACLFAGVNISGINGEVMPGQWEFQVGPTVGISAGDQVWVARYLLERITEIAGVVVTFDPKPIPGDWNGAGAHTNYSTESMRKDGGFKVIVDAVEKLKLKHKEHIAAYGEGNERRLTGKHETADINTFSWGVANRGASVRVGRETEQNGKGYFEDRRPASNMDPYVVTSMIAETTILWKP